In the genome of Malania oleifera isolate guangnan ecotype guangnan chromosome 5, ASM2987363v1, whole genome shotgun sequence, the window cggtgtaggcatatcccatggggtaagctaaattctcactcttacctcaatttatcgtaaatcttaagcctaattgacgattggacaccaccacaagaatctacggataattctctacaagtctagcggaacggATTTCTCATGAGGTCGTCGTAggtataaccccaaaattaggataaggagGTTATTAAGgagctaattattatttaattaatgtagatttagaaatgctagaatgtTGGGtattctgaggttgaatttgggttattgaattcagggatCGAGTAAgtgtcgcgggtgtaatttcgagacCATGTAGGCATAATTTATGAAACcaagtaagggtgttaaatattagtttaaatgtaaATTTAGAGTATATGGATcttagggaaggttatatgggtattattttgggaaatgagttaattaatctaagAAAAATGTGAATTGCAAGATTTGAGTTTTGGGCActaagggcgtaggatctggattttaacgagactctcagtaagtcaggtaaggggaataaattataacagtattttgatattattgattgaataaatatgtggaaaataaagttatggtatttttccttgtgaaattaatatattatgaatattagatgaaaattgtgtggcatatgacgaatattgaaaaatgtgaaatataatgatgagtaatttctgagaataTAAtgaatgagaattattgatatgatagtggaaaataatgaaatgtggtatttatatgtgaatataaatgatttctatgaaaatgagattgtgtaaattactgatatgggtattttgagaaatgttgaaatacgtaaaacacaatatatactattatgaggtgatgaaatgtgcacagaaaatgaagagaacatttttattgaaatgaattgagatatacagatatgagattaatggtatatattgatatgaaaatattgaaatgtgaaaatgaaaacgTGAAAATGAAaacgtgaattctgaaacgtatatactggaatgtgaataaaggaaatatgaaatgcaatatggaagttaaaatgtgatgattgaaatgagaatactgattgtgaatactagggaaatgtgaacattgcaaagtgcaaaAGCCGCAAtgagatcattgaaatatgattgatgaaatggcaataccgcataataattgcaggtatgtggtaatgataaacctgatggatggttatggaaaccttAATGATgagttatgatattgagcacggtaccgttgctagtagtattagtgcagccacacaaactcatggagcgtgtggtgtgacaatcgactgagctgtttagtagagttgttgtgccccctgagtccggatcaaggCTATAGGCCGGCTAGTCATATTACAAACGCGAGATATATGATAtgttattttgatctaaccgagtcggccaactgcggttagatccagccttcgggttgcacaaccctaaccatggggggaagtatgGCATGTAAAGAAAAATTCTCAAGATAGCCTTGGGTTACAGATGCAATGTTGGTACTAGAtatcgaggatactcatgagctagatagtgaaatggaaatggaaagtaaaagaatgctaaaaatgggctaaaatgagaaatgaaacaatcaatggaaaatgagaaatacaaaatgataaaattaagaaatggatcTATGTGAGTTaacaatataaataattgaggtgaagtgaaactctccggctgagggcttactgaataaggtgagtgtcctaataggtatcagatgtggccataaatagctgcataacgtgttagggcagagggaagctacctgtatgggcgggtaccCTATTCTCAAGAATTTTGTGGGTGAATATATGTTGaaaatgaatgaacttgagagatggttttaaagcttataaaagcttgtgttgtatatctatatgattatgagaatatgtatatcagtgtattttctcagatgaaataatgatttgaaaagtaaagtgtgttataactgaactcatattgccacacactataaataatttattcctttttactaagatgtatctcacccaaattatctaaattttttaggaaacAGAGACAGACCGAGTAATAGAACTccatgatagtagggagctggaaccctaatatacagggtgagtttggactagggtggTATGATTCCCtggggttgtattgtttttgggtatgagatagtaatgtgtatatatgtatgttgatactctgggtattgtattctggatgatataaatatattgtCTTTCGCTGataggttgtataatgaaatgactatttacccagtacccaatgcaggtcgggtCAGATGGGTGGTAACAGGATTGCTGATGTGACCGATTTatgaatattgttgatgacgtgtgaatatttattattgtttattgaaaaaaaatggtatgaaaaattggggtGCCACACCGTCGACGGTATTTGGTAAAGTCAGAATAGTATATAAGGGTTACATGTCATTTTcttattaaaaattcaaaaactctGTTTGCTCTCGAAGCtgcgagctctctctctctctctctctctctctctctctctctctctctctctctctctctctctctccctctctctctctctcctcattttcttacTCTAAACTTGCCCCATCGACAATCAGACTTTGTATTTTAGGCCTAGCGGCAATCCTTGCCAATTTGATCAGAGCAGaattatgttttgaggatcccaaacaccactccaaagttgaggtaagggtattaaatgaagaatatgggtttggaaatatttaaatgattataattgcGAGATTAAAGTTAattgaactgggaaaaatgtaaatttcagggttttggtgCGAATGCTGCAGGCACTGGTTTAGGATCTCCGGGGGCATTTCCTCGGAGAATTAGGGTCCTTGTGTTtggaaatatgaattttagatcttacatttgaatttgtgtgaatttggataaaaagtaatatgaaattatattatGTTTAGAATAAAAATacacacaaatttaaattgaaaatttagaattcatactttcaaataatatctaaataaaaattaaaataaattttacaaaaaCTTCTATATTTAAATGGAATGATATGACAGTTTCCACCGAATTGTCCTTATACCCTCTTCATACATTATATCATGATTTTGACTTGAGgcaacccgtgatgtggacacaTTATAGTTGGACACTCCCGTTACAACGCTAGGCCATCCCATAGTCTTCAACCTACGACCCCTCATTATATATCAAACACCAAAAAGCCCGAAGGCATGGATGCAGTACGAAATGGGTGAGACAAAATCGAAGACGACCTAAAATTAAAACACTTCTGGCCTAGGTAGGTTTAGGCGTAAGCAGCAGGGTTTTCCGCAAGGTAAGTTTCAATAAGCTTGTAGATCATCACGAGCTTTTCGGTGTTGGCTTTGACCTCCTCTTCTTTTGGGCCTGCTTCCCCTGTCGTGTGGAACTCAATCTTGGTCTTCACCACGCTGCCTCCCCCCTGGCTGCAGTCCTCCACCTTCACCTCGAAAGAAATTGCCTCAATGTTGTCCTTCAATGGCTCTCCTTCAATCCAGGTGTACTTGCATGAGTTATTGTCCTTGTCTAGCGCATCGAACCTTGGTTTCACGTACGTCcctgcacatatatatatatatatatatattcatcatcaTCAATTAAGCTAAATCTAAATCATATATGAGAAATTATTAGATATAttgggtatatatatacaatttttttcTCTGAATATTACTTATACATACCATCAGGGTTGTTGATTTTGATGGTGGTTCCGGGGCCTCCGTCTCCGTGGAGGATTTCAACGCTACAGTTTGGGACGAGCTTGGGGACGAGGTTCTGTGCATCGAGGATCGAGGCTTTGAACAGCCTTGCTGCTGCCACTGAAGAAGCAAACTCGTTGGTAACGCTGGTGACGCCCATCTCGATCTATCGGTGAATCGCCTTTGATGTTATAATTTGTCTGGAGTTAATTGTGTTGAGGTGAGATGGTGAGTGGGGGAGGCAGTGGTAGTGAAGCAGTATTTATAAATTGATCCATGGCAGCCGGGCGCATGTATATATGTCTGCAGATTTATCTTTTTAGTTTCTAATCGCCGCCGATTTGGAAAAAGGGACCAATTTTGAATACACAGAATTTTAATGTAATATTAATCTTGACTGTCGCACATCATCTGCGTCATTCAACTCAAAACAATCGTAATATATATTGTATATCCTTGGAAGTATGGGGGCTCCGTCAGCCATGGCGGCTGCATGAACGCAGATTTAGGAAAAAGGAATTTCAAAAGTCTTGGATTTCATTTTCTGGTAGTGGGActtgaagaaagaaagaaagaagctTGGAGAGAAATTTTGCCCATTTCTGAATATCTAACTAATGAAATCAAACAatagaaagataataaatataaaaaatcaaattAGAATAAACTGAGCATAAAATCAGAATATTCTAACATATATTCTAACATCCTCCCTCAAACTTGAGATGAGGAAGTCAACTTGAGTTTGGAAACAAAATCAGGTAGCAGACTAGGTGGATGAGACTTTGTGAAAATATCGGTAAGTTGATCTTCGGAGGAGACAGATCGAAGATGTAAGTTGCCCTGCTGAAGGTGGTGCCAAATGAagtgacaatcaatttcaatatgcttgATACGCTCATGAATGACATCATTGTGAGCGATTTAGATGGCGCTCCGATTATCACAATAAAGAGGGAAACTAGTCGTCTGAGGAGCACCCATGTTTGTCGAAAGCCATCGTAACCACAAAAGTTCAGTTGTAGTGTTAGCAAGGGCACGATACTCAGCCTCAGTATTGGATCGGGCAATAACAATTTGCTTCTTACCATGCCAAGAAATGAGAGAGGTGTCGAGTAAGAAACAATAAGCCGTGGTGGAGCGATGATCCCTAGGGTCACCGGTCTAGTCAGCATTATAATAAGAGCAGAGCTCAAGAGATGAGGGCGAAGAAAAGTGAAGGCCATGAAACAAAGTCCCCATGACATACCGTAAGATACGAAGAACGACAGCATAGTGAGTAGAGCAAGGTGCACTCACAAACTAGTTAACCAAGTGAACTGCATAGGAAATGTCTGGGCGAATAACAGTGAGATAGATGAGACAAACCGACTAGTTGTCTATACAGAGTAGCATCTAGAAGAGATTCACCATCAGTAGTAAGAAGCCTAATATTAGGCTCAAGTGGAGAAGTGCATGTTTTTTCTGTCAGTCAAGTTTGCTCGGAAAGCAAGTCAGACGCATATATACTTAGCCTAGGAGAGataattgttgactctatgagtcaaatcctattttgataatgaaaaattatttcatatttgacCTGCacattgagattttgattaagATCAtaacttagcatgcacggaaggaaagcatgatatggaagccacgaagAACACGGAGTACATACcacttggcatattccatggaattagaagagtaaaaggatgaagaagcaaactTCAAGATCTgcaattgtaatgggtatttagagtTGATTGcattcacatatttcatatgatataattcgaaactAAAAtatcctagactgaccttaggactcactacaaaaaaattagttagtgatgaaattattagtgacagattcaatttcgtcactaaatgtgagtattagtgacggatttgagagcTGTTACTAATacggaactattagtgacgaaattgaatccgtcactaataatttcgtcactaaaaaccgaaaaaaatcacaggaaataGTTTTTCCCGTAGAAATTATCCTGAAAAAATATTTGCGACGATTTgtacggtattagtgacgaactagatctgtcactaaaagatattcattagtgatgaataaataaccgtcactactattattttaaaaataaatgaaaatttttgtttcagagtattagtgacgaatgtataTATTCCTCACTATttgcccattattagtgacggatttgagcactgtcactaatacttcccgtacataaaatgaataattttttttttatttcagagtattagtgacgaatttatatattcgtcactatttacTCATATTTattgacggatttgagaaccatcaccaATACTTCCcgtatgtaaaaataaataaaaatttttgttttagagtattagcgacgaatttatatattcgtcactattgccctagTATTAGTTACGGATttaagaaccgttactaatacttcccacatttaaaaataatctcaatatttttgttgcagagtattagtgaggaatttatatatttgtcactattgccccactagtagtgacggatttgagaaccgtcactaatatttttcgtatttaaaaataaataaatttttttgtttcaaagtattagtgacgcatttatttattcgtcactatttttccattattagtgacggattcgagaactgtcactaatacttctcgtattgaaaaataatctcaatatatttgtttcagagtattagtgacaaatttatatattcgtcattattgccccagtattagtgacaaatttgagaactgtcactaatatttcccgtatttaaaaataatttcaatatttttgttttagagtattagtgacaaatttatatattcatcactattgtCTCGCtagtagtgacggatttgagaaccatcactaatacttcccgtatttacaaaaataaataattttttttttatttcagagtattagtgacgaatttatttatttgtcactattgccccactagtagtgacaaatttgaaaatcgtcactacttcccgtatttaaaaataaataaaaatttttgtttctgGGTATGAGTGACGAATTTATTTATTTGTCACTATTGCCCCACTAGTAGTGAtggatttgaaaaccgtcactacttcccgtatttaaaaataaataaaaatttttgtttcagagtattagtgacgaatttatttacTCGTCACTATTGCTCCACTAGCAGTGACAGTtatggattcgtcactactagttctttcaTTAAGTTCGCCCCAATCTTCCTCTATTCCCTCCTTTGTCTTATCTCTTTCCCGTTCCTTTCCTGATCCTCCCCTCCGAATTCTCTTCTCTCCgatccccctcctttccctcctcccttctttcctccCTCCTTCCTTCTTCAAGCACATCACCACCTACACCTTCCTCGCCCAAGAGCCCCAGTTGGCAGAGCCCTCGAAGCCTCAGCCGCAGCCGCTGTCGCTGCTACTATCATCGTCGAGTCCTCTACCTCCCAACCCTCAGCCAAGAGCCCCAGCTAGCTGAGCCATCGGAGCCGTAGCCATCGCCGCCACTACCATCACCGTCAAGTCCTCTGCCTCCCAACCCCGCGTCCGGCTACCCTCTCCCCAGTcaagtatggttttttttttattagatttGGGTGATTTTCAAGTTTCCCAGTTGAGATCTGAGGATCTACATCATGCTATGGTTTTATTGTGTTAAattcttctaattttttatttttcttataattaGTTTGATAGTCTTGAGTTTAATTCTGATTGGATTATGGAGAAATCAATGTGAGGACATTCTAAGACTAGCTAGAGAAAGTTGTTGGTGATAATCAGTGCTATAATCCCATTTAAAGAGTCATaattttgcaaaaattaaaatttaggaTATGAATTCCATGCACCCAAATGGAGcgttaaaatatttcaaaatttgtcctcatttagtttaaaaatattcttgggttttctaatttttttggaaacttaaatagGTCAAAATTTGGACCGAAAAAATCTACttctttcaataaaataaaataaatgcaaagTTATTACAAATATTAGATAAAATTATCAAACACCCATTATGTCTATATATAATTGAGACATAGAGAGtaccttttttcttcttcttgatattgatattgatatgTATTATTGATAGCAATTGACTCCGTGTTTGGAAAGCTGGAAAGTTATTTAGAAAGTTTTGACTCTTTTTCATGGTGTCACCTAGAACTCACAATGGGAaaggggaaaaggaaaaaaaaaaattaaagaatatatATGAGATACATGTTGTTTGACGTCGGTACAAACCtctaattgataaaaaaaaaaaaattgaaaattttgatcatattatttgttagctttggtatattcccgagggggggggtgaattgaattttaaaacttttttctagatttgacctaaatagcagtagtacattcacaacctaggtttgtctatgcagttccaaatgcgtagataaatataatgttcagaaattaaaatcatacgcagcattcaccaactataacatacatgtgtaggaatataaattgcagaaagataaacagtgcacacaagatatgttaacggggttcgaccaactgtgcctacgtccccacctctaactcgcaagcccgaggattccactaatgctcacttaacgggtggagcggcaccggttacaaccaggtcaattagcacatggctgacctcaacctttacaaattctccttgcgcgGCGGAAAAGgctctaggtcaaattcatagggctgaccccaacctgatccttccgaactagatcaaaccccctcaggccatgcctggaaatacaacaatatttttcacaaaataatcagtacagtgattatgattctcaagtaaagcagatatgtacccaatacacaccgtataatcaatcaaccacacatcaattatataggtaatctaagctcagtgatgtgaatatatgtgcaaataacgctcaacaagatatgatcacaatgatgttcaagagtgttctacgcaagttgtatctttgaaacaagttaaatgaaatctcaatagcagATCAGGGTTGCAAAGATATTactcaaatattcaaacttaactcaaaagattttccttcaatgtaatgagtacaaaagtagtttgaaaatattttagcttgtagaaaaatattttccacaccaaaatcaagctataggaatctttgcaatgaaaaggcaaagatccttaagctactaggtttttcctaACACAAgctttattaaataaaatcggtggaAAAACCGttcttaactccccaaaatcaataccaatcaactaagaaaagtaatgggagtatgagcaataatactaagcaatagcccaagcaagaactctcacaaagttaaGATTAATCAttggaatgaaggtatgagagtatttggaagtattataagcaaaataggattttgggtttgagagaattttggcatggattcaaagatgatctaataaaccttgaagatcatgagagcatgaaagagaacttgctaaaagcttgaagacaagatggagccaaagaaagaacaagcatgaagacttaagtgcttagaatgtcaaaagtcctaagaagtctttatgtaagtacttcgtatttgaatatcttgtggaaATATGTTGAATGCTCTTTTAGGGGTAATTATAGACTTAGAAACTTTATTTcaaaaccccggaaaatgttttataagaaatcaaagtaagagagaaaaaaggatttttgaaaactaaaataaaaaatctgaaCTTGGT includes:
- the LOC131155270 gene encoding major allergen Pru av 1-like, which encodes MGVTSVTNEFASSVAAARLFKASILDAQNLVPKLVPNCSVEILHGDGGPGTTIKINNPDGTYVKPRFDALDKDNNSCKYTWIEGEPLKDNIEAISFEVKVEDCSQGGGSVVKTKIEFHTTGEAGPKEEEVKANTEKLVMIYKLIETYLAENPAAYA